A genomic segment from Actinoplanes sichuanensis encodes:
- a CDS encoding RNA-guided endonuclease InsQ/TnpB family protein, which produces MPHLGHRRRCAAELAKAQRKMARRRRPKDQPPSKGYRQAKAQAARIGKKAARQNTHDARVWARSVVDHHGLIAVEDFKPKFLARTRMARQAADAAIGACKRELIERGERAGRTVVPVPPAYTTMTCSACGERADLRLGLGIRIFECAACGYTADRDLNAARTILATAERDRASADDFRHQIASFREDWSGAVRAGNPGLRPGGKSPGLIRGDR; this is translated from the coding sequence CTGCCGCACCTGGGCCACCGTCGCCGGTGTGCCGCCGAACTGGCCAAGGCCCAGCGCAAGATGGCACGGCGCCGCCGGCCCAAAGACCAGCCGCCATCTAAGGGCTACCGGCAGGCCAAGGCTCAGGCGGCCCGGATCGGCAAGAAAGCGGCCCGGCAGAACACTCACGACGCCCGCGTCTGGGCCCGGTCCGTGGTCGACCACCACGGCCTGATCGCCGTGGAGGATTTCAAACCGAAGTTCCTCGCCAGGACGCGGATGGCCCGTCAGGCCGCCGACGCCGCGATCGGCGCCTGCAAGCGTGAACTGATCGAGCGTGGTGAGCGGGCGGGCCGCACGGTGGTGCCGGTACCGCCCGCCTACACCACGATGACCTGCTCCGCGTGTGGGGAGAGAGCCGATCTCCGCCTCGGACTGGGTATCCGCATCTTCGAGTGCGCGGCCTGTGGTTACACCGCCGACCGTGATTTGAACGCCGCGAGGACGATCCTCGCCACGGCTGAACGCGACCGTGCCAGTGCCGACGACTTCAGACATCAGATCGCCTCCTTCCGGGAGGATTGGTCCGGTGCGGTCCGAGCTGGGAATCCAGGGCTACGCCCCGGAGGGAAATCCCCCGGATTAATCCGTGGGGATCGTTAA